The Mangrovivirga cuniculi genomic sequence TAGACAAGGACGAACTCCATTTTTACCAGGCTTCAAGCAGGGGAGGAGTAGTCTTTGGAAATGTTAAAGGAGAAAGAGTTGATATTGGAGGAAAGGCAAAATTGTATTCGAAGGGAAAATTTTATATTAATGGGGAATAAATTATTTATTCATTAGAAATAAAAAAAGCCGGCGTTAGCCGGCTTTTCAATATATATTTCCAATAAGTTATTATCTTCCCAGATAAGCGATAAGATTTCTCGCTGCAGGACTTTTAGACAGTTTTCGAATAGCTTTTTCCTTGATCTGTCTTACACGTTCACGTGAGAGACCAAGATTTTCGCCAATGTCTTCCAAAGTCAAACTTTGCTGTCTTCCGATACCGAAAAACTGACGGATAACTTCTCTTTCTTTTTCAGATAATATTGATAAGACCCTTTCAACCTCAGATTTCAAAGAATCCTGATGGATAAGGTCGTTGTCAACCTGGTTGGCATCTTCGTTTTCAAGCACATCAAGAAGAGAGCTACTTTCTCCTTCTTCAAACGGCTTATCCATAGATACCGATTTAGTTAATGACTTCAATGTGTCCTGCACTTGATCAACATCCATTTCAAGAACGTTAGCCAACTCCTGAGGAGTAGGTTCGCGATCAAATTTCTGTTGCAATTCAGCTGCAGCCTGATCAATTTTAGAGAGTGTACCGATTTTGTTTGCTGGAAGCCTAATCATTCGAGACTGTTCTGCTAAAGCCTGGATAATCGACTGCCTGATCCACCACACTGCATAAGAAATGAATTTGAATCCCCGGGTTTCATCAAATTTTTTGGCTGCTTTAATTAGCCCTACATTACCCTCATTAATCAAATCATTCAAAGGAATTTTAGTGTGCTGATATTGCTTGGCAACCGAAACAACGAATCTTAAATTAGCTTTAATTAATTTAGCTAACGCTACTTGATCACCTTGTTTAATTCGCTGGGCTAGCATTACTTCCTCTTCTGGTGTAAGCATTTCTTCTTTTGAGATTTCGAAGAAGTAC encodes the following:
- a CDS encoding sigma-70 family RNA polymerase sigma factor, with the translated sequence MRQLKITQTITNRDSKTLEKYFFEISKEEMLTPEEEVMLAQRIKQGDQVALAKLIKANLRFVVSVAKQYQHTKIPLNDLINEGNVGLIKAAKKFDETRGFKFISYAVWWIRQSIIQALAEQSRMIRLPANKIGTLSKIDQAAAELQQKFDREPTPQELANVLEMDVDQVQDTLKSLTKSVSMDKPFEEGESSSLLDVLENEDANQVDNDLIHQDSLKSEVERVLSILSEKEREVIRQFFGIGRQQSLTLEDIGENLGLSRERVRQIKEKAIRKLSKSPAARNLIAYLGR